In Podospora pseudoanserina strain CBS 124.78 chromosome 5, whole genome shotgun sequence, a single window of DNA contains:
- a CDS encoding hypothetical protein (EggNog:ENOG503P4CH): protein MGKRAPSTRPSETPQDNTAVREQKPTASHKRRTSSTSQPAKSDTTMDKSVKSNLENKERAYVAASRRMDRSLEDRLKSAHQASEVHFQRTGKRFKITKENVEKGLWYDEIDDLPRHRLAEHTMDYQTRARYQEVDEQFNQVFGSVMPRVQAYPVQFTPTYSPYPPSHMSSMPMQLQMPVYSGVSKPLSQSPSFASQQSFGLDNMQYPYGPHEYPPRQRRTRRSISPASNSSATSREPAASVSPVSMGTSSNPTSPESEIDSSAAEIMASASRHNSFGHFSASNSPMLSQELSFQNFMTAAPNSSPDTLAQAIDPELHGSPTAYFANMSFEDMGSGYTDFVTGYDFREQSHIAGDGPNKETFVASDTSPVASVDNWDDLLNPSEFEDVGTASQ, encoded by the exons ATGGGTAAACGTGCACCATCAACACGACCGTCCGAGACGCCGCAGGACAACACAGCCGTCAGAGAG CAAAAGCCAACCGCTTCCCACAAGCGAcgaacctcctcaacatctcagccagccaagaGCGACACAACCATGGACAAGTCTGTCAAATCCAACTTGGAGAACAAGGAAAGAGCTTATGTGGCTGCTTCTCGTCGCATGGACCGAAGTCTCGAGGACCGCCTCAAATCCGCACATCAAGCATCCGAGGTTCACTTTCAGCGCACTGGCAAGCGCTTCAAAATCACCAAAGAAAATGTCGAGAAAGGACTGTGGTATGACGAGATTGATGACCTGCCAAGACACCGTCTGGCCGAACATACAATGGACTACCAAACTCGAGCCCGCTATCAGGAAGTCGACGAACAATTCAACCAAGTCTTTGGGAGTGTAATGCCCCGGGTCCAGGCATACCCAGTTCAGTTCACGCCAACATACTCGCCGTATCCACCGTCACACATGTCTTCTATGCCAATGCAGCTTCAGATGCCCGTTTACTCGGGTGTGTCCAAGCCACTCTCGCAGTCTCCGTCCTTTGCTTCACAGCAGAGCTTCGGACTCGACAACATGCAGTACCCGTATGGGCCGCATGAGtaccctcctcggcagcggcGCACCCGTCGCTCAATCAGCCCAGCATCAAACTCGTCAGCAACCAGCCGGGAGCCAGCTGCATCGGTCTCACCGGTCTCGATGGGTACGTCGAGCAACCCTACCTCACCCGAGAGTGAAATCGACAGCAGCGCCGCCGAGATCATGGCCTCTGCCTCGAGGCACAACTCGTTTGGTCACTTCAGCGCATCCAACTCACCTATGCTGTCCCAGGAGTTGTCGTTCCAGAACTTTATGACTGCTGCGCCCAACAGCAGTCCCGACACCTTGGCCCAGGCAATCGATCCTGAGCTTCATGGTTCTCCTACGGCCTACTTTGCCAACATGAGTTTTGAAGACATGGGCTCCGGTTATACGGATTTCGTCACCGGATATGACTTTCGGGAGCAGTCACACATCGCCGGTGACGGACCAAACAAGGAGACATTTGTCGCTTCTGATACATCGCCCGTTGCTTCGGTGGACAACTGGGACGATCTTCTCAATCCTTCCGAGTTTGAGGACGTCGGTACTGCTTCCCAATGA